From one Odontesthes bonariensis isolate fOdoBon6 chromosome 14, fOdoBon6.hap1, whole genome shotgun sequence genomic stretch:
- the metap1d gene encoding methionine aminopeptidase 1D, mitochondrial — translation MAAAVVHRSAGLAARTGLGGFLQRGGCLGGCSTPTALLCQQHRRFFWRKWKSSHNVVHPATVCPAYAVPKHIVRPDYAGARLVPEWPDYIEIKNQEQIEGLARACQLARHVLLLAGQSVKVGMTTDEIDFIVHQETIKHNAYPSPLRYGGFPKSVCTSVNNVVCHGIPDSRKLEDGDIINIDVTVYLDGYHGDTSETFAIGQVDEVGLRLVETARRCRDEAIAVCKPGAQLCVIGNTISEIAQANGFQVCPYFIGHGIGSYFHGHPEIWHHANDNDVTMDEGMAFTIEPILMEGSAEFRILKDKWTAVSADDKRSAQFEHTVVITSDGVEILTKLPAEGHL, via the exons ATGGCGGCGGCGGTGGTTCACCGCTCAGCAGGACTCGCGGCCAGAACAG GACTGGGAGGTTTCCTGCAGAGAGGTGGTTGTCTGGGAGGCTGTAGTACTCCCACAGCCCTTTTATGTCAGCAACACCGCCGCTTCTTTTGGAGAAAGTGGAAAAGCTCTCACAATGTGGTCCATCCAGCTACAGTTTGTCCAGCCTACGCAGTTCCCAAG CACATCGTGCGGCCCGACTATGCTGGCGCCAGGCTGGTCCCCGAATGGCCAGACTACATCGAGATCAAAAACCAAGAGCAAATCGAAGGCCTGGCCAGGGCATGCCAGCTAGCCAGACATGTGCTGCTACTAGCTGGACAGAGTGTAAAG GTCGGTATGACAACGGATGAAATAGACTTTATCGTGCACCAGGAGACAATTAAGCACAATGCTTACCCTTCCCCTCTCAGATACGGGGGCTTCCCCAAGTCGGTGTGCACATCTGTGAACAATGTGGTCTGTCATGGCATACCTGACAG TCGCAAACTTGAAGACGGTGACATCATCAACATTGATGTGACT GTGTATTTGGACGGTTACCATGGGGACACTTCAGAAACCTTCGCCATCGGTCAGGTGGACGAGGTCGGGCTGCGATTGGTGGAGACTGCCAGGCGTTGCAGAGATGAGGCCATCGCTGTGTGCAAGCCAGGCGCACAGCTCTGCGTTATAGGAAACACTATCAG CGAAATAGCCCAAGCCAATGGCTTTCAAGTGTGTCCCTATTTTATCGGACACGGAATAGGCTCCTACTTTCATGGCCATCCTGAGATTTGGCACCATG ccaatgacaatGACGTAACCATGGATGAAGGGATGGCTTTCACAATTG AGCCCATACTGATGGAGGGGTCTGCCGAGTTCAGAATCTTGAAGGACAAGTGGACCGCAGTGTCGGCCGATGATAAAAG GTCGGCTCAGTTTGAACACACGGTGGTCATCACATCTGATGGAGTGGAGATTCTCACCAAACTACCAGCGGAGGGCCATCTGTGA
- the LOC142399167 gene encoding electrogenic aspartate/glutamate antiporter SLC25A12, mitochondrial-like isoform X1, with protein MLTEKVQSTKRGDPNELKGIFQKYASVVEKDGERFMTPGDFVQNYLGLHTQIHHNPKTVQLIAAVADTTKDGLISFQEFLAFESVLCAPDALFIVAFQLFDKTGTGTISFENVRDIFSQTTVHHHIPFNWDCEFIRLHFGHDRKKQLSYLEFTEFLQELQLEHARQAFAQKDKGKNGVISAMDFSDIMATIRHHMLTPFVEENLVSAAGGTISHMVSFSYFNAFNSLLNNMELIRKIYSTLAGTRKDTLVTKEEFVHAANKFGQITPMEIDILYQLSGLHSPSGRLNLADIERIAPLEEGSLPYNLAESQKQSQGDGSRSVWMQVAESAYRFTLGSLAGATGATAVYPIDLVKTRMQNQRSTGSFVGELMYKNSFDCAKKVLRYEGFFGFYRGLVPQLIGVAPEKAIKLTMNDFVRDKFTGKDNTIPLWAEIMAGGCAGGSQVIFTNPLEIVKIRLQVAGEITTGPRVSALSVVRDLGFFGLYKGAKACFLRDIPFSAIYFPAYAHLKTYFTDEEGRLGPLQLLTAGAIAGIPAASLVTPADVIKTRLQVAARAGQTSYTGVIDCFRKILREEGFKALWKGAGARMCRSSPQFGVTLVTYELLQRWFYVDFGGHRPAGSDPTPKSRISELPPINAGHVGGYRLAAATFAGVENKFGLHLPKFKSSGVVSIHHPDPASAEPVQAP; from the exons atgttgaccgagaag gTGCAATCTACCAAACGCGGAGACCCAAACGAGCTGAAGGGAATTTTCCAGAAG TATGCCAGCGTCGTGGAAAAGGATGGAGAGAGGTTCATGACCCCGGGAGACTTTGTCCAGAATTATCTGGGACTGCACACACAGATTCACCACAACCCCAAAACGGTCCAGCTCATCGCTGCTGTGGCCGACACCACAAAGGACGG GCTGATCTCTTTCCAGGAGTTTCTTGCATTTGAGTCGGTGCTGTGTGCACCAGACGCCCTCTTCATAGTAGCCTTTCAGCTGTTTGACAAGACCGGAACCGGCACCATCTCTTTCG AGAATGTGCGAGACATCTTCAGCCAGACCACAGTGCACCACCACATTCCCTTCAACTGGGACTGCGAGTTCATCCGTCTGCACTTTGGGCACGACCGCAAGAAGCAGCTCAGTTACCTTGAATTCACTGAGTTCCTGCAG GAGCTGCAGTTGGAGCATGCACGCCAAGCATTCGCCCAAAAGGACAAAGGGAAGAATGGCGTCATCTCTGCAATGGACTTCAGTGACATTATGGCTACAATCAGACACCACATGCTCACACCGTTTGTGGAGGAGAACCTTGTTTCA GCTGCAGGCGGCACCATCTCTCACATGGTCAGCTTTTCCTATTTCAACGCCTTCAACTCCCTTCTGAACAACATGGAGCTGATCCGCAAGATCTACAGCACGCTGGCTGGGACACGGAAGGACACGCTTGTGACCAAAG AGGAGTTTGTTCATGCTGCCAACAAGTTTGGTCAGATCACTCCAATGGAAATCGACATCCTGTACCAGCTATCGGGCCTGCACTCTCCCTCTGG ACGTCTGAACCTTGCTGACATTGAGAGGATAGCTCCGTTAGAGGAGGGAAGTCTGCCCTACAACCTGGCTGAATCTCAGAAACAG TCCCAGGGCGACGGTTCCAGGTCTGTGTGGATGCAAGTCGCAGAGTCTGCCTACAGGTTCACCCTGGGCTCCCTTGCTGGAG CCACCGGAGCAACGGCAGTGTATCCCATCGACTTGGTGAAGACTCGTATGCAGAACCAGAGGTCCACGGGGTCCTTTGTTGGAGAGCTGATGTACAAAAACAGCTTTGACTGCGCAAAGAAGGTCCTTCGCTACGAGGGCTTCTTTGGTTTCTACAGAG GTCTCGTCCCTCAGCTCATTGGTGTGGCGCCCGAGAAGGCCATCAAACTCACA ATGAATGATTTCGTAAGAGATAAATTCACCGGGAAAGACAACACAATTCCTTTATGGGCTGAAATTATGGCAGGTGGCTGT GCTGGAGGCTCTCAGGTGATCTTCACCAACCCTCTTGAGATTGTGAAGATTCGCCTGCAGGTGGCGGGCGAGATCACAACCGGGCCTCGCGTCAGTGCGCTCAGTGTGGTCCGCGACCTGGGCTTTTTCGGCCTCTACAAG GGTGCCAAAGCTTGCTTCCTAAGAGACATCCCCTTCTCGGCCATCTATTTCCCAGCGTATGCCCACTTAAAGACTTACTTCACTGATGAGGAAGGCCGACTGGGACCATTGCAGCTTCTCACTGCTGGAGCGATTGCAG GTATCCCTGCGGCCTCCCTCGTGACACCAGCTGATGTCATCAAGACGCGTTTGCAAGTTGCAGCGAGGGCAGGACAGACCAGTTACACAGGAGTCATCGACTGCTTCAGGAAGATCTTGAGAGAGGAAGGCTTCAAAGCTTTGTGGAAGGGAGCTGGAG CTCGCATGTGCCGGTCCTCCCCACAGTTTGGCGTGACTCTGGTGACGTATGAACTCTTGCAGCGGTGGTTCTACGTTGATTTTGGAGGACA CCGCCCAGCTGGATCTGACCCAACACCCAAGTCTCGCATCTCGGAGCTTCCCCCGATCAACGCGGGGCATGTCGGAGGCTACCGCCTGGCTGCAGCTACATTTGCCGGAGTGGAGAACAAAtttggcctccacctgcctaaaTTCAAGTCCTCCGGCGTGGTTTCCATACATCACCCAGACCCAGCCTCCGCCGAGCCAGTTCAGGCGCCATAA
- the LOC142399167 gene encoding electrogenic aspartate/glutamate antiporter SLC25A12, mitochondrial-like isoform X3, with the protein MATVQSTKRGDPNELKGIFQKYASVVEKDGERFMTPGDFVQNYLGLHTQIHHNPKTVQLIAAVADTTKDGLISFQEFLAFESVLCAPDALFIVAFQLFDKTGTGTISFENVRDIFSQTTVHHHIPFNWDCEFIRLHFGHDRKKQLSYLEFTEFLQELQLEHARQAFAQKDKGKNGVISAMDFSDIMATIRHHMLTPFVEENLVSAAGGTISHMVSFSYFNAFNSLLNNMELIRKIYSTLAGTRKDTLVTKEEFVHAANKFGQITPMEIDILYQLSGLHSPSGRLNLADIERIAPLEEGSLPYNLAESQKQSQGDGSRSVWMQVAESAYRFTLGSLAGATGATAVYPIDLVKTRMQNQRSTGSFVGELMYKNSFDCAKKVLRYEGFFGFYRGLVPQLIGVAPEKAIKLTMNDFVRDKFTGKDNTIPLWAEIMAGGCAGGSQVIFTNPLEIVKIRLQVAGEITTGPRVSALSVVRDLGFFGLYKGAKACFLRDIPFSAIYFPAYAHLKTYFTDEEGRLGPLQLLTAGAIAGIPAASLVTPADVIKTRLQVAARAGQTSYTGVIDCFRKILREEGFKALWKGAGARMCRSSPQFGVTLVTYELLQRWFYVDFGGHRPAGSDPTPKSRISELPPINAGHVGGYRLAAATFAGVENKFGLHLPKFKSSGVVSIHHPDPASAEPVQAP; encoded by the exons ATGGCAACG gTGCAATCTACCAAACGCGGAGACCCAAACGAGCTGAAGGGAATTTTCCAGAAG TATGCCAGCGTCGTGGAAAAGGATGGAGAGAGGTTCATGACCCCGGGAGACTTTGTCCAGAATTATCTGGGACTGCACACACAGATTCACCACAACCCCAAAACGGTCCAGCTCATCGCTGCTGTGGCCGACACCACAAAGGACGG GCTGATCTCTTTCCAGGAGTTTCTTGCATTTGAGTCGGTGCTGTGTGCACCAGACGCCCTCTTCATAGTAGCCTTTCAGCTGTTTGACAAGACCGGAACCGGCACCATCTCTTTCG AGAATGTGCGAGACATCTTCAGCCAGACCACAGTGCACCACCACATTCCCTTCAACTGGGACTGCGAGTTCATCCGTCTGCACTTTGGGCACGACCGCAAGAAGCAGCTCAGTTACCTTGAATTCACTGAGTTCCTGCAG GAGCTGCAGTTGGAGCATGCACGCCAAGCATTCGCCCAAAAGGACAAAGGGAAGAATGGCGTCATCTCTGCAATGGACTTCAGTGACATTATGGCTACAATCAGACACCACATGCTCACACCGTTTGTGGAGGAGAACCTTGTTTCA GCTGCAGGCGGCACCATCTCTCACATGGTCAGCTTTTCCTATTTCAACGCCTTCAACTCCCTTCTGAACAACATGGAGCTGATCCGCAAGATCTACAGCACGCTGGCTGGGACACGGAAGGACACGCTTGTGACCAAAG AGGAGTTTGTTCATGCTGCCAACAAGTTTGGTCAGATCACTCCAATGGAAATCGACATCCTGTACCAGCTATCGGGCCTGCACTCTCCCTCTGG ACGTCTGAACCTTGCTGACATTGAGAGGATAGCTCCGTTAGAGGAGGGAAGTCTGCCCTACAACCTGGCTGAATCTCAGAAACAG TCCCAGGGCGACGGTTCCAGGTCTGTGTGGATGCAAGTCGCAGAGTCTGCCTACAGGTTCACCCTGGGCTCCCTTGCTGGAG CCACCGGAGCAACGGCAGTGTATCCCATCGACTTGGTGAAGACTCGTATGCAGAACCAGAGGTCCACGGGGTCCTTTGTTGGAGAGCTGATGTACAAAAACAGCTTTGACTGCGCAAAGAAGGTCCTTCGCTACGAGGGCTTCTTTGGTTTCTACAGAG GTCTCGTCCCTCAGCTCATTGGTGTGGCGCCCGAGAAGGCCATCAAACTCACA ATGAATGATTTCGTAAGAGATAAATTCACCGGGAAAGACAACACAATTCCTTTATGGGCTGAAATTATGGCAGGTGGCTGT GCTGGAGGCTCTCAGGTGATCTTCACCAACCCTCTTGAGATTGTGAAGATTCGCCTGCAGGTGGCGGGCGAGATCACAACCGGGCCTCGCGTCAGTGCGCTCAGTGTGGTCCGCGACCTGGGCTTTTTCGGCCTCTACAAG GGTGCCAAAGCTTGCTTCCTAAGAGACATCCCCTTCTCGGCCATCTATTTCCCAGCGTATGCCCACTTAAAGACTTACTTCACTGATGAGGAAGGCCGACTGGGACCATTGCAGCTTCTCACTGCTGGAGCGATTGCAG GTATCCCTGCGGCCTCCCTCGTGACACCAGCTGATGTCATCAAGACGCGTTTGCAAGTTGCAGCGAGGGCAGGACAGACCAGTTACACAGGAGTCATCGACTGCTTCAGGAAGATCTTGAGAGAGGAAGGCTTCAAAGCTTTGTGGAAGGGAGCTGGAG CTCGCATGTGCCGGTCCTCCCCACAGTTTGGCGTGACTCTGGTGACGTATGAACTCTTGCAGCGGTGGTTCTACGTTGATTTTGGAGGACA CCGCCCAGCTGGATCTGACCCAACACCCAAGTCTCGCATCTCGGAGCTTCCCCCGATCAACGCGGGGCATGTCGGAGGCTACCGCCTGGCTGCAGCTACATTTGCCGGAGTGGAGAACAAAtttggcctccacctgcctaaaTTCAAGTCCTCCGGCGTGGTTTCCATACATCACCCAGACCCAGCCTCCGCCGAGCCAGTTCAGGCGCCATAA
- the LOC142399167 gene encoding electrogenic aspartate/glutamate antiporter SLC25A12, mitochondrial-like isoform X2, protein MAVKVQSTKRGDPNELKGIFQKYASVVEKDGERFMTPGDFVQNYLGLHTQIHHNPKTVQLIAAVADTTKDGLISFQEFLAFESVLCAPDALFIVAFQLFDKTGTGTISFENVRDIFSQTTVHHHIPFNWDCEFIRLHFGHDRKKQLSYLEFTEFLQELQLEHARQAFAQKDKGKNGVISAMDFSDIMATIRHHMLTPFVEENLVSAAGGTISHMVSFSYFNAFNSLLNNMELIRKIYSTLAGTRKDTLVTKEEFVHAANKFGQITPMEIDILYQLSGLHSPSGRLNLADIERIAPLEEGSLPYNLAESQKQSQGDGSRSVWMQVAESAYRFTLGSLAGATGATAVYPIDLVKTRMQNQRSTGSFVGELMYKNSFDCAKKVLRYEGFFGFYRGLVPQLIGVAPEKAIKLTMNDFVRDKFTGKDNTIPLWAEIMAGGCAGGSQVIFTNPLEIVKIRLQVAGEITTGPRVSALSVVRDLGFFGLYKGAKACFLRDIPFSAIYFPAYAHLKTYFTDEEGRLGPLQLLTAGAIAGIPAASLVTPADVIKTRLQVAARAGQTSYTGVIDCFRKILREEGFKALWKGAGARMCRSSPQFGVTLVTYELLQRWFYVDFGGHRPAGSDPTPKSRISELPPINAGHVGGYRLAAATFAGVENKFGLHLPKFKSSGVVSIHHPDPASAEPVQAP, encoded by the exons ATGGCGGTCAAG gTGCAATCTACCAAACGCGGAGACCCAAACGAGCTGAAGGGAATTTTCCAGAAG TATGCCAGCGTCGTGGAAAAGGATGGAGAGAGGTTCATGACCCCGGGAGACTTTGTCCAGAATTATCTGGGACTGCACACACAGATTCACCACAACCCCAAAACGGTCCAGCTCATCGCTGCTGTGGCCGACACCACAAAGGACGG GCTGATCTCTTTCCAGGAGTTTCTTGCATTTGAGTCGGTGCTGTGTGCACCAGACGCCCTCTTCATAGTAGCCTTTCAGCTGTTTGACAAGACCGGAACCGGCACCATCTCTTTCG AGAATGTGCGAGACATCTTCAGCCAGACCACAGTGCACCACCACATTCCCTTCAACTGGGACTGCGAGTTCATCCGTCTGCACTTTGGGCACGACCGCAAGAAGCAGCTCAGTTACCTTGAATTCACTGAGTTCCTGCAG GAGCTGCAGTTGGAGCATGCACGCCAAGCATTCGCCCAAAAGGACAAAGGGAAGAATGGCGTCATCTCTGCAATGGACTTCAGTGACATTATGGCTACAATCAGACACCACATGCTCACACCGTTTGTGGAGGAGAACCTTGTTTCA GCTGCAGGCGGCACCATCTCTCACATGGTCAGCTTTTCCTATTTCAACGCCTTCAACTCCCTTCTGAACAACATGGAGCTGATCCGCAAGATCTACAGCACGCTGGCTGGGACACGGAAGGACACGCTTGTGACCAAAG AGGAGTTTGTTCATGCTGCCAACAAGTTTGGTCAGATCACTCCAATGGAAATCGACATCCTGTACCAGCTATCGGGCCTGCACTCTCCCTCTGG ACGTCTGAACCTTGCTGACATTGAGAGGATAGCTCCGTTAGAGGAGGGAAGTCTGCCCTACAACCTGGCTGAATCTCAGAAACAG TCCCAGGGCGACGGTTCCAGGTCTGTGTGGATGCAAGTCGCAGAGTCTGCCTACAGGTTCACCCTGGGCTCCCTTGCTGGAG CCACCGGAGCAACGGCAGTGTATCCCATCGACTTGGTGAAGACTCGTATGCAGAACCAGAGGTCCACGGGGTCCTTTGTTGGAGAGCTGATGTACAAAAACAGCTTTGACTGCGCAAAGAAGGTCCTTCGCTACGAGGGCTTCTTTGGTTTCTACAGAG GTCTCGTCCCTCAGCTCATTGGTGTGGCGCCCGAGAAGGCCATCAAACTCACA ATGAATGATTTCGTAAGAGATAAATTCACCGGGAAAGACAACACAATTCCTTTATGGGCTGAAATTATGGCAGGTGGCTGT GCTGGAGGCTCTCAGGTGATCTTCACCAACCCTCTTGAGATTGTGAAGATTCGCCTGCAGGTGGCGGGCGAGATCACAACCGGGCCTCGCGTCAGTGCGCTCAGTGTGGTCCGCGACCTGGGCTTTTTCGGCCTCTACAAG GGTGCCAAAGCTTGCTTCCTAAGAGACATCCCCTTCTCGGCCATCTATTTCCCAGCGTATGCCCACTTAAAGACTTACTTCACTGATGAGGAAGGCCGACTGGGACCATTGCAGCTTCTCACTGCTGGAGCGATTGCAG GTATCCCTGCGGCCTCCCTCGTGACACCAGCTGATGTCATCAAGACGCGTTTGCAAGTTGCAGCGAGGGCAGGACAGACCAGTTACACAGGAGTCATCGACTGCTTCAGGAAGATCTTGAGAGAGGAAGGCTTCAAAGCTTTGTGGAAGGGAGCTGGAG CTCGCATGTGCCGGTCCTCCCCACAGTTTGGCGTGACTCTGGTGACGTATGAACTCTTGCAGCGGTGGTTCTACGTTGATTTTGGAGGACA CCGCCCAGCTGGATCTGACCCAACACCCAAGTCTCGCATCTCGGAGCTTCCCCCGATCAACGCGGGGCATGTCGGAGGCTACCGCCTGGCTGCAGCTACATTTGCCGGAGTGGAGAACAAAtttggcctccacctgcctaaaTTCAAGTCCTCCGGCGTGGTTTCCATACATCACCCAGACCCAGCCTCCGCCGAGCCAGTTCAGGCGCCATAA